A genome region from Streptomyces xanthophaeus includes the following:
- a CDS encoding PucR family transcriptional regulator — translation MGDRETPEDRLGGYVGILRDACATGRRLTRAEVESRRAEGQRAAEAGLPLRGLVRDHLAAAQGVLMRSPAPLLAAVEQAVDAFVEGYERSQRQAVRQEEAARREFIDDLLHGRSGLGLLAERAERFGLRLSQAHAVAVAAGPEPYGDGYPVARRIEEAVLGRFGTRQILLATKDGSLICVAPGDQPDVLAYFAKQAHAVTDGGRVAVGRSHPGPGGVVHSYEEALNALDIAQRMGLEGPLLYASDLLVYPVLSRDRQAMADLVESVLGPLHQARGGPQPLLDTLIAYFDSGCVATETARRLSLSVRALTYRLGRIHTLTGADPADPADRYTLQTAVIGSRLLGWPGATA, via the coding sequence GTGGGGGACCGGGAAACGCCGGAGGACCGTCTCGGCGGGTATGTCGGCATACTGCGGGACGCGTGTGCCACGGGGCGTCGCCTCACCCGTGCCGAGGTCGAGTCCCGCCGTGCCGAGGGGCAGCGGGCGGCGGAGGCGGGTCTGCCGTTGCGCGGGCTCGTACGGGACCATCTGGCCGCGGCCCAGGGCGTCCTGATGCGGTCTCCGGCGCCGCTGCTGGCCGCTGTCGAGCAGGCGGTGGACGCCTTCGTCGAGGGGTACGAACGGTCCCAGCGCCAGGCGGTCCGTCAGGAGGAGGCGGCCCGGCGCGAGTTCATCGACGACCTGCTGCACGGGCGCAGTGGGCTGGGCCTGCTGGCGGAGCGGGCCGAACGGTTCGGGCTGCGCCTCTCGCAGGCCCACGCGGTGGCCGTGGCGGCCGGCCCCGAGCCCTACGGCGACGGCTACCCGGTGGCGCGCCGTATCGAGGAGGCGGTCCTCGGCCGATTCGGAACGCGGCAGATCCTGCTGGCCACCAAGGACGGCAGCCTCATCTGCGTGGCGCCCGGCGATCAGCCCGATGTCCTGGCCTACTTCGCCAAGCAGGCGCACGCGGTGACGGATGGTGGCCGGGTCGCCGTCGGCCGCTCCCACCCGGGCCCGGGCGGGGTCGTCCACTCGTACGAAGAGGCCCTCAACGCCCTGGACATCGCTCAGCGGATGGGGCTGGAAGGGCCGCTGCTGTACGCCTCCGACCTCCTCGTCTACCCGGTCCTCAGCCGCGACCGGCAGGCCATGGCCGACCTCGTGGAGAGTGTCCTGGGCCCGCTCCACCAGGCGCGCGGCGGCCCTCAGCCCCTGCTGGACACCCTCATCGCCTATTTCGACAGCGGCTGCGTGGCGACGGAGACCGCCCGCCGTCTGTCGCTGAGCGTGCGCGCCCTGACGTACCGGCTGGGGCGCATCCACACCCTCACCGGTGCGGACCCGGCGGACCCGGCGGACCGCTACACACTCCAGACCGCGGTGATCGGATCGCGGCTGCTCGGCTGGCCCGGCGCCACGGCGTGA
- a CDS encoding ATP-binding cassette domain-containing protein: MSTVVPALGACLALDGSIGTAEVLAMLVLAARCADPLLSLSDIGGRLRGARYELARLDAVLGTEPLPEPAEPIQPVRHGLEFESVAFRHGDGTVIDNVSLSVPEGQRIAVVGPSGAGKSTLLQLLARFYDVDAGAVRVGGVDVRAIDTEVLMTQWPVGRW, encoded by the coding sequence GTGTCCACCGTCGTGCCGGCCTTGGGCGCCTGCCTGGCGCTCGACGGGAGCATCGGTACGGCCGAGGTCCTGGCGATGCTCGTCCTGGCCGCCCGCTGCGCGGATCCGCTGCTGTCGCTGTCGGACATCGGCGGCCGGCTCCGCGGCGCACGGTACGAACTGGCGCGTCTCGACGCGGTGCTGGGCACCGAGCCGCTGCCGGAACCGGCCGAACCGATCCAGCCGGTGCGCCATGGCCTGGAGTTCGAGTCCGTCGCCTTCCGGCACGGCGACGGCACGGTGATCGACAACGTGTCGTTGTCCGTGCCCGAGGGGCAGCGGATCGCTGTCGTGGGACCGTCGGGCGCGGGCAAGAGCACCTTGCTGCAACTGCTCGCCCGCTTCTACGACGTGGACGCCGGTGCGGTACGAGTGGGAGGTGTGGACGTGCGCGCGATCGACACGGAGGTGCTGATGACGCAATGGCCGGTCGGACGGTGGTGA
- a CDS encoding LuxR family transcriptional regulator: MLETLGLSVLGSRVYQAMLDHTDHGVARLAELCGASPAQVHDCLDELARLMLVRASADHLGRVRAVSPDVGLADMLARQEADLAARQAQLAASRAAVTRLVAERAGSHATHGERLLGMDAIQRRIEQLAHGMSQECLGVHPGSSHRPEDLAAARAADEEPLARGVVMKTLYQDTTRNDPHTTTHAHWLLSRGSEVRTAPVLPQRLVIFDRAHALVPIDPADTRKGALHVTEPGLVTALLDLFDQAWATAVPLGALRSDDPATGLTDTERQLLRLLAGGLTDDAAGQRLGISSRTVSRHMASIMERLGATSRFEAGLKAAQRGWL, from the coding sequence ATGCTGGAAACGCTGGGCCTGAGTGTGCTCGGAAGCAGGGTCTACCAGGCCATGCTCGACCACACCGACCACGGTGTCGCTCGGCTGGCCGAGCTGTGCGGGGCCTCCCCCGCCCAGGTTCACGACTGCCTGGACGAACTCGCCCGCCTCATGCTGGTGCGGGCCTCTGCCGACCACCTCGGCCGTGTGCGTGCCGTCTCCCCCGATGTCGGCCTGGCGGACATGCTCGCCCGCCAGGAGGCGGACCTGGCCGCCCGTCAGGCCCAGCTCGCAGCCTCCCGGGCGGCCGTCACGCGCCTGGTCGCCGAACGCGCCGGCTCCCATGCCACGCACGGAGAGCGCCTCCTGGGGATGGACGCCATCCAGCGTCGTATCGAGCAACTGGCCCACGGCATGTCGCAGGAGTGCCTGGGCGTCCACCCCGGCTCCAGCCACCGCCCCGAGGACCTCGCGGCGGCACGGGCCGCCGACGAGGAACCGCTGGCGCGCGGGGTCGTCATGAAGACCCTCTACCAGGACACCACCCGCAACGACCCGCACACCACCACCCACGCCCACTGGCTCCTCAGCCGCGGCAGCGAGGTGCGCACCGCCCCCGTCCTCCCCCAGCGCCTCGTCATCTTCGACCGGGCCCACGCACTGGTCCCCATCGACCCCGCCGACACCCGCAAGGGCGCCCTGCACGTCACCGAACCCGGCCTCGTCACCGCGCTCCTCGACCTCTTCGACCAGGCCTGGGCCACCGCCGTCCCGCTCGGCGCCCTGAGGTCCGACGATCCCGCGACCGGCCTGACCGACACCGAACGCCAACTCCTGCGCCTACTGGCCGGCGGCCTCACCGACGACGCCGCCGGACAACGCCTCGGCATCTCGTCACGCACCGTCAGCCGCCACATGGCCTCGATCATGGAACGGCTCGGCGCCACCAGCCGCTTCGAAGCGGGCCTCAAAGCTGCCCAGCGGGGCTGGCTGTAG
- a CDS encoding DUF309 domain-containing protein, translated as MNTRDRDVDGRARSARPRDGLGRPLAYGVSGVERQPEGVVRSPGETVREAQRLLDAGMPFHAHEVFEDAWKSGAAAAAPLWRGLAQLAVGLTHAARGNAVGGARLLRRGAAGIEGLDGGPYGVDVPGLVRWAGELAGRVADGGPAVDAAREAPRLGPG; from the coding sequence GTGAACACACGGGATCGGGACGTCGACGGGCGGGCGCGCAGTGCGCGGCCGAGGGATGGGCTGGGGCGGCCGCTCGCCTACGGGGTGTCCGGGGTGGAGCGCCAGCCCGAGGGCGTGGTGCGCTCCCCCGGGGAGACCGTGCGGGAGGCGCAGCGGCTGCTGGACGCCGGGATGCCGTTCCACGCGCACGAGGTGTTCGAGGATGCCTGGAAGTCCGGGGCCGCGGCCGCGGCCCCGCTCTGGCGGGGGCTCGCGCAGCTCGCCGTCGGGTTGACGCACGCCGCGCGCGGCAACGCGGTGGGCGGGGCGCGGCTGCTGCGGCGCGGAGCCGCCGGGATCGAGGGGCTGGACGGGGGCCCGTACGGGGTCGACGTGCCGGGCCTGGTCCGGTGGGCCGGGGAGCTGGCCGGCCGGGTGGCGGACGGGGGCCCGGCCGTCGATGCGGCACGGGAGGCGCCGAGGCTGGGACCCGGCTAA
- a CDS encoding VOC family protein — MPSHIALTALLVHDYDEAIDFYTRALGFDLAEDTARPDGSRWVVVRPPGATESALLLARAKDEAQRSRVGDQTGGRVGHFLYTDDFTRDHARMTAEGVRFLEEPRHEPYGSVAVFEDLYGNRWDLLQPATR; from the coding sequence ATGCCCTCGCACATCGCCCTCACGGCCCTCCTCGTCCACGACTACGACGAGGCCATCGACTTCTACACCCGCGCCCTCGGCTTCGACCTCGCCGAGGACACCGCCCGCCCGGACGGCTCCCGCTGGGTCGTGGTCCGCCCGCCCGGCGCCACCGAATCCGCGCTCCTCCTGGCCCGGGCCAAGGACGAGGCCCAGCGCTCCCGCGTCGGCGACCAGACCGGCGGCCGCGTCGGCCACTTCCTGTACACCGACGACTTCACCCGCGACCACGCCCGGATGACCGCCGAGGGCGTCCGCTTCCTGGAGGAGCCGCGCCACGAGCCGTACGGCTCCGTCGCCGTCTTCGAAGACCTGTACGGCAACCGCTGGGACCTCCTCCAGCCCGCCACCCGCTAG
- a CDS encoding LutC/YkgG family protein, whose translation MSSKDRILGRIRRALRDDAPAEPIPRDYLPVHGARTPAERVDLLAAHLAEYRAVVHRTDEEALPALLARLLDARGARSVLVPPGLPPHWLPAGGPTRVPDRAASTPYELDRVDSVVTGCALAVAETGTIVLDGGPDQGRRRITLVPDHHICVVRVPDQVVDSVPQALPLLDPTRPLTWISGPSATSDIELDRVEGVHGPRTLEVVLVGTQ comes from the coding sequence GTGAGCAGCAAGGACCGCATCCTGGGCCGGATCCGCCGGGCTCTGCGCGACGACGCGCCCGCGGAGCCGATCCCCCGCGACTACCTCCCCGTCCACGGGGCCCGGACCCCGGCCGAGCGGGTGGACCTGCTCGCCGCCCACCTCGCCGAGTACCGGGCCGTGGTCCACCGCACGGACGAGGAGGCGCTGCCCGCGCTGCTCGCGCGGCTCCTCGACGCGCGGGGCGCCCGGTCGGTGCTCGTCCCGCCCGGCCTGCCCCCGCACTGGCTCCCGGCCGGGGGCCCCACCCGGGTACCCGACCGGGCGGCCTCCACCCCGTACGAACTGGACCGGGTCGACAGCGTGGTCACAGGCTGCGCGCTGGCCGTCGCCGAGACCGGCACGATCGTCCTCGACGGCGGCCCCGACCAGGGCCGGCGGCGCATCACCCTGGTCCCGGACCACCACATCTGCGTGGTCCGCGTCCCGGACCAGGTGGTGGACTCCGTTCCGCAGGCCCTGCCGCTCCTCGACCCGACCCGCCCCCTGACCTGGATCTCCGGCCCCTCCGCCACCAGCGACATCGAACTCGACCGGGTGGAGGGCGTCCACGGCCCCCGCACCCTGGAAGTGGTCCTCGTAGGCACACAATGA
- a CDS encoding lactate utilization protein B: MPAFPAFPAAAREAVRDGVLRANLRHATHTIRDKRARAVAELADWDRLRAAGKAVKDHTLRHLDRYLLQLEEAVTAAGGTVHWAADADEANRIVTELVRATGEREVVKVKSMATQEIGLNEALEAAGIAAYETDLAELIVQLGHDRPSHILVPAIHRNRAEIRDVFRAEMGGWGRPAPEPLGDDPRELAEAARLHLREKFLRAKVAVSGANFMVAETGTMVVLESEGNGRMCLTLPETLISVVGIEKVVPTFRDLEIFLQTLPRSSTAERMNPYTTMWTGLTEGDGPAAFHLVLLDNGRTDTLADETGRQALRCIRCSACLNVCPVYERAGGHAYGSVYPGPIGAILSPQLRGTGSAIDASLPYASTLCGACYEVCPVAIDIPEVLVHLRERVAQGGPVTRDGVRVTLRPADGHTAERAAMRAARLLLDHPGALRAGERLLARARRLAPRRLPGAGRAWTDSRELPTVAAQSFRDWWARERSNPQ; the protein is encoded by the coding sequence ATGCCGGCCTTTCCCGCCTTCCCCGCCGCCGCCCGCGAGGCCGTACGGGACGGGGTGCTGCGCGCCAACCTCCGGCACGCCACGCACACCATCCGCGACAAACGTGCGCGGGCCGTCGCCGAACTCGCCGACTGGGACCGGCTGCGCGCCGCGGGCAAGGCCGTCAAGGACCACACCCTCCGCCATCTCGACCGCTACCTGCTGCAGTTGGAGGAGGCCGTCACGGCCGCCGGCGGCACCGTCCACTGGGCCGCCGACGCGGACGAGGCCAACCGGATCGTCACGGAACTGGTCCGCGCGACCGGCGAGCGCGAGGTCGTCAAGGTCAAGTCCATGGCCACCCAGGAGATCGGGCTCAACGAGGCCCTGGAGGCCGCCGGGATCGCCGCGTACGAGACCGACCTCGCCGAACTCATCGTGCAGCTCGGCCACGACCGCCCCTCCCACATCCTGGTCCCGGCCATCCACCGCAACCGGGCCGAGATCCGCGACGTCTTCCGCGCCGAGATGGGGGGCTGGGGCCGGCCGGCGCCCGAACCCCTCGGCGACGACCCGCGGGAACTCGCCGAGGCGGCCCGCCTGCACCTGCGCGAGAAGTTCCTGCGCGCCAAGGTCGCCGTGTCCGGGGCCAACTTCATGGTCGCCGAGACCGGCACGATGGTCGTCCTGGAGTCCGAGGGGAACGGCCGGATGTGCCTGACCCTGCCCGAGACCCTGATCTCCGTCGTCGGCATCGAGAAGGTCGTCCCGACCTTCCGCGACCTGGAGATCTTCCTCCAGACGCTGCCGCGCTCCTCGACCGCCGAGCGGATGAACCCGTACACGACGATGTGGACAGGCCTCACGGAAGGCGACGGGCCCGCCGCCTTCCACCTCGTCCTCCTCGACAACGGCCGCACCGACACCCTCGCCGACGAGACCGGCCGCCAGGCCCTGCGCTGCATCCGCTGCTCCGCCTGCCTCAACGTCTGCCCGGTCTACGAGCGCGCCGGCGGCCACGCCTACGGCTCCGTCTACCCCGGCCCCATCGGCGCGATCCTCAGCCCCCAACTCCGCGGCACCGGCAGCGCGATCGACGCCTCGCTGCCCTACGCGTCCACCCTGTGCGGAGCCTGCTACGAGGTCTGCCCGGTCGCCATCGACATCCCCGAGGTCCTCGTCCACCTCCGCGAACGCGTCGCCCAGGGCGGCCCGGTGACCCGCGACGGCGTCCGCGTCACCCTCCGCCCCGCCGACGGCCACACCGCCGAACGGGCCGCCATGCGCGCCGCCCGGCTGCTCCTGGACCACCCGGGGGCCCTGCGCGCGGGGGAGCGCCTGCTGGCCAGGGCCCGGCGGCTGGCCCCCCGCCGGCTCCCCGGAGCCGGGCGGGCCTGGACCGACAGCCGCGAACTGCCCACCGTGGCGGCGCAGTCCTTCCGCGACTGGTGGGCCAGGGAACGGAGCAACCCGCAGTGA
- a CDS encoding (Fe-S)-binding protein, translated as MRAALFVTCVNDALYPRTGIAVVRLLERLGVGVDFPAAQSCCGQPQYNTGYRYETEPLMRRTARAFAGHPYVVTPSGSCAAMLREHYPRIGRKAEAEGRGSELAEAAAALAPRVYELTEFLVDVLGVTDVGAYYPHTVTYHPSCHGLRSLGLGDRPRRLLAAVKGLNLVELPGAEECCGFGGTFAVKNPDVSTAMGTDKITAAAGTGAQVLCGADNSCLAHLDGLLRRADIPLRTLHLAEILAATEEEPPS; from the coding sequence ATGCGAGCCGCCCTGTTCGTCACCTGCGTCAACGACGCGCTCTACCCGCGGACCGGCATCGCCGTCGTACGCCTCCTGGAGCGGCTCGGGGTCGGCGTGGACTTCCCGGCGGCCCAGAGCTGCTGCGGGCAGCCGCAGTACAACACCGGCTACCGGTACGAGACCGAACCGCTGATGCGGCGTACCGCGCGGGCCTTCGCGGGACACCCGTACGTGGTCACTCCCTCCGGGTCCTGCGCCGCGATGCTCCGCGAGCACTATCCGCGCATCGGCCGCAAGGCGGAGGCCGAGGGGCGCGGCAGCGAGCTCGCCGAGGCGGCCGCCGCGCTCGCGCCGCGCGTGTACGAGCTGACCGAGTTCCTGGTCGACGTGCTCGGGGTGACCGACGTCGGCGCGTACTACCCGCACACCGTCACCTACCACCCCTCCTGCCACGGCCTGCGCAGCCTGGGCCTAGGGGACCGGCCGCGGCGGCTGCTGGCCGCCGTCAAGGGCCTGAACCTGGTCGAGCTGCCGGGCGCCGAGGAGTGCTGCGGCTTCGGCGGCACCTTCGCCGTCAAGAACCCGGACGTCTCGACCGCCATGGGCACCGACAAGATCACGGCAGCGGCCGGCACCGGAGCCCAGGTGCTGTGCGGCGCCGACAACTCCTGCCTCGCCCACCTGGACGGCCTGCTGCGCCGTGCGGACATCCCGCTGCGGACCCTGCACCTCGCCGAGATCCTGGCCGCGACCGAGGAGGAACCGCCGTCGTGA
- the cobF gene encoding precorrin-6A synthase (deacetylating), with amino-acid sequence MKKFSVIGIGAGDPDHLTLQAVRAIGAADAFLILEKGEEKADLTGLRRAMLDAHARPGHRLVEGRDPDRDRTPADYTPTVDGWRSARAGLFERFIAEDLADGETGAFLVWGDPSLYDSTLAILDEVLERGRVTFEHEVVPGISSISALLARHRTNLNRVGRPVQITTGRRLAEGWPDDVDDVVVMLDARHAFTAHLDQDLFIYWGAYVGTPDEILVSGKLAEVAGRIEELRTEARARKGWIMDTYLLRRG; translated from the coding sequence GTGAAGAAGTTCTCAGTGATCGGCATAGGCGCGGGCGACCCGGACCATCTGACCCTCCAGGCGGTCAGGGCGATCGGCGCGGCGGACGCATTCCTCATCCTGGAGAAGGGCGAGGAGAAGGCGGATCTGACCGGGCTGCGGCGCGCGATGCTCGACGCGCACGCCCGGCCGGGCCACCGGCTGGTGGAGGGCCGCGACCCGGACCGGGACCGGACGCCCGCCGACTACACCCCGACGGTGGACGGCTGGCGCAGCGCGCGGGCCGGGCTCTTCGAGCGTTTCATCGCGGAGGATCTGGCGGACGGCGAGACCGGGGCTTTCCTGGTCTGGGGCGATCCTTCCCTCTACGACTCCACGCTCGCGATCCTCGACGAGGTGCTGGAGCGCGGCCGGGTGACCTTCGAGCACGAGGTCGTGCCCGGCATCAGCAGCATCTCGGCGCTGCTGGCACGGCACCGGACCAATCTGAACCGGGTCGGTCGCCCGGTCCAGATCACCACCGGCCGCAGGCTGGCCGAGGGCTGGCCGGACGACGTGGACGACGTGGTGGTGATGCTGGACGCGCGGCACGCCTTCACCGCCCACCTGGACCAGGACCTCTTCATCTACTGGGGGGCCTACGTGGGCACCCCGGACGAGATCCTGGTCTCGGGCAAGCTCGCGGAGGTCGCCGGGCGGATCGAGGAGCTGCGCACCGAGGCCCGCGCCCGCAAGGGGTGGATCATGGACACGTACCTGCTCAGGCGCGGCTGA
- a CDS encoding aminotransferase class V-fold PLP-dependent enzyme codes for MTEPIRPAGPAHEFPAGPAHEFPGGPALFRLDPRVAHLNHGSFGAVPVPVQEAQAALRAEVHADPDAFFIAVPDRLAEARTRIAAHLGADPGGIAFIANATEGANLALDAVPLAEGDEILVTDHGYGTVVAAAARRAPVTTVALDPHLPDEDAVRESVLAALTPRTKVAVLDHVSSPTARIIASPQLLADLRDRGVTTVVDGAHALGMLPDPLAGGADFWFGNLHKWGYAPSGSAVLAVAPQHRSRIRALVPSWEDQHGFPRSVENRATADYTGWLAAPEGLDLLERLDAAKVRAHNSALAAHGAALLAELPGLTPLPHGEALAMRTLRLPAGVADTPDRARALRERIAAEQGIRVLIWPWPGGGGIRVCGQIYNRPEEYERLAAVLPPYLSRA; via the coding sequence GTGACCGAGCCGATACGTCCCGCCGGACCCGCCCACGAGTTCCCCGCCGGACCCGCCCACGAGTTCCCCGGCGGACCCGCCCTGTTCCGCCTCGACCCCCGCGTCGCCCACCTGAACCACGGCTCCTTCGGCGCGGTGCCCGTCCCCGTCCAGGAGGCCCAGGCCGCGCTCCGCGCCGAGGTCCACGCCGACCCCGACGCCTTCTTCATCGCCGTCCCGGACCGCCTCGCCGAGGCCCGCACCCGGATCGCCGCCCACCTCGGCGCCGACCCCGGCGGGATCGCCTTCATCGCCAACGCCACCGAGGGCGCCAACCTCGCCCTGGACGCCGTCCCGCTCGCCGAAGGCGACGAGATCCTGGTCACCGACCACGGCTACGGCACCGTCGTCGCGGCCGCCGCCCGCCGCGCCCCGGTCACCACCGTGGCCCTGGACCCCCACCTGCCCGACGAGGACGCCGTACGCGAGAGCGTGCTGGCCGCGCTGACACCCCGTACGAAGGTGGCCGTACTCGACCACGTCAGCTCGCCCACCGCCCGCATCATCGCCTCCCCGCAGCTCCTCGCGGACCTGCGCGACCGCGGGGTCACCACCGTCGTCGACGGCGCCCACGCCCTGGGCATGCTCCCCGACCCCCTCGCGGGCGGCGCCGACTTCTGGTTCGGCAACCTGCACAAATGGGGCTACGCGCCCTCCGGCAGCGCGGTCCTGGCCGTCGCCCCGCAGCACCGCAGCCGGATCAGGGCCCTCGTACCGTCCTGGGAGGACCAGCACGGATTCCCGCGTTCCGTCGAGAACCGCGCCACCGCCGACTACACCGGCTGGCTCGCCGCCCCCGAGGGGCTGGACCTCCTCGAACGCCTCGACGCGGCCAAGGTCCGGGCCCACAACAGCGCACTGGCCGCCCACGGAGCGGCCCTGCTCGCCGAGCTCCCCGGGCTCACCCCGCTCCCGCACGGCGAGGCCCTCGCCATGCGCACCCTGCGCCTGCCGGCCGGGGTCGCCGACACCCCGGACCGGGCCCGCGCGCTGCGCGAGCGGATCGCGGCCGAGCAGGGCATCCGGGTGCTGATCTGGCCCTGGCCGGGCGGCGGCGGCATCCGCGTCTGCGGCCAGATCTACAACCGGCCCGAGGAGTACGAACGCCTCGCCGCCGTCCTCCCGCCCTACCTCAGCCGCGCCTGA
- a CDS encoding glycoside hydrolase family 71 protein, translating into MSHRRRPAFRGRRPLLATLLSAFFLVGVCAATGIAWDPRDAASVQEAAARGGGLPAATGTGGAPGTPGGASPSPADPPAPTQGAAAKGNPKGAVDSGAERPTGALPFDMPSPAALRSGGGGKKLVFAHYFTPYPLSLDNAAADRDYYTRNYLDPDGESGKHGRYGGLLRDRPLPVAPKSGDWEYANLQQEVRTARAAGIDGFTLDLLSFSGKNWDRCNLLMAAARSVDPAFKIMLMPDMTSLKTDDPAVLAGAIATLADASAAHRLPDGRLVVSPFKAEEKSVAWWTEVIALLKSEHGIRTAFVPLFLDFGAHSGEFAPISHGFSEWGSRSYVGQESSTRDVRRAHDMGKIWMQPVSVQDARPNQGIYDEAGNTATLRSTWTRAIEDDADWVQLTTWNDYSEGSQFAPSLHNGYAYLDLTSYYLTKFKTGGWPKIVRDTLYLSARTQFADADPTGDQSLVMSLRKGSAPARDKVEVLSFLTGAGAVRTTVGTADGSYEAPAGIHSQLLPLKAGTSSAQVVRDGKAGVKVDLPYRVDHKVEVQDLQYYAATSGRES; encoded by the coding sequence GTGTCGCACCGGCGCCGGCCGGCCTTCCGGGGCCGCAGGCCGCTGCTCGCCACGCTGCTCTCCGCCTTCTTCCTGGTCGGCGTCTGCGCGGCCACCGGAATCGCCTGGGACCCCCGCGACGCGGCTTCCGTACAGGAGGCCGCCGCCCGCGGCGGCGGACTCCCGGCCGCCACCGGGACCGGCGGCGCGCCCGGCACTCCCGGCGGAGCCTCCCCGTCCCCCGCCGACCCCCCGGCGCCCACCCAGGGCGCGGCCGCCAAGGGCAACCCCAAGGGCGCGGTGGACTCCGGAGCCGAACGCCCCACCGGAGCCCTGCCCTTCGACATGCCCTCGCCGGCCGCCCTGCGCTCCGGCGGCGGGGGCAAGAAGCTGGTGTTCGCCCACTACTTCACCCCCTACCCGCTCTCCCTCGACAACGCGGCCGCGGACCGGGACTACTACACCCGCAACTACCTCGACCCCGACGGCGAGAGCGGGAAGCACGGCCGGTACGGCGGCCTGCTGCGCGACCGGCCGCTGCCCGTGGCCCCGAAGAGCGGCGACTGGGAGTACGCCAACCTCCAGCAGGAGGTGCGCACGGCCCGCGCGGCAGGCATCGACGGCTTCACCCTCGACCTGCTCTCCTTCTCCGGCAAGAACTGGGACCGCTGCAACCTGCTGATGGCGGCAGCCCGTTCGGTGGACCCGGCCTTCAAGATCATGCTGATGCCGGACATGACCTCGCTGAAGACCGACGACCCCGCCGTACTCGCCGGCGCGATCGCCACGCTCGCCGACGCCTCCGCCGCACACCGGCTCCCCGACGGCCGCCTCGTCGTCTCGCCCTTCAAGGCGGAGGAGAAGAGCGTCGCCTGGTGGACCGAGGTCATCGCCCTCCTGAAGTCCGAGCACGGCATCCGCACCGCCTTCGTCCCGCTCTTCCTCGACTTCGGCGCCCACAGCGGCGAGTTCGCCCCGATCAGCCACGGCTTCTCCGAGTGGGGCAGCCGCAGCTACGTCGGCCAGGAGAGCTCCACGCGCGACGTCCGGCGGGCCCACGACATGGGCAAGATCTGGATGCAGCCGGTGTCGGTCCAGGACGCGCGCCCCAACCAGGGCATCTACGACGAGGCGGGCAACACCGCCACCCTGCGCTCGACCTGGACGCGCGCCATCGAGGACGACGCCGACTGGGTGCAGCTCACCACCTGGAACGACTACTCGGAGGGCAGCCAGTTCGCACCCTCCCTGCACAACGGTTACGCGTACCTGGACCTGACCTCGTACTACCTGACCAAGTTCAAGACGGGCGGCTGGCCGAAGATCGTCCGGGACACCCTCTACCTCTCCGCGCGCACACAGTTCGCGGACGCCGACCCGACGGGCGACCAGTCGCTGGTGATGTCGCTCCGCAAGGGGAGCGCCCCGGCCCGGGACAAGGTGGAGGTGCTCAGCTTCCTCACCGGGGCCGGAGCGGTCCGGACGACCGTCGGCACCGCGGACGGCAGTTACGAGGCCCCCGCCGGGATCCACTCTCAGCTGCTCCCGCTGAAGGCGGGCACCAGCTCGGCGCAGGTCGTCCGGGACGGCAAGGCCGGAGTGAAGGTCGACCTGCCGTACCGGGTGGACCACAAGGTGGAGGTGCAGGACCTCCAGTACTACGCGGCGACCAGCGGCCGCGAATCGTAG